The nucleotide window TTTTAAAGAAAGGGTGAATAATTACAGTGGAATTGGAAAAATTTAAGAAATTAGAGGATAAGATTAAAGTTATTGTTAATGAGAAGGTTTCTTTAAAAAAACAAATTCATATATTGGAGGAAACATTAAAAAATAAAGAGGCGGAATTAGAAGGGGTAAAAAATAAATTAAAGGCATTAGACGAAGAAAGGAACAGCGTACGCGCAAAGGTAGATTCACTGCTTGAATTAATTGCAGATATAGATTCAGTAAAATAAGCTTCCAGGGCGTGTGTTTTGAAAAATAGTCACAAAATAACGGTATTGGGGCAGGAACTTTCTGTTTTAAGCGATTCAGAAGATGAAGAAGTGGCCAACGTTGTCCAATTTGTAAATGAAAAAATGGAGGAGGTTTTGCGATCCGGTAATGGTATCAAAACCTTAAACGTTGCCATCCTGGCGGCCTTAAACATTTCAGAAGAGTTGTTAATATTAAAAGGAGTTAACAAGAATCTCTGCGATCAGATAGAAAGCAGAGTCGAAAAATTAATTCAACTGATTGATGAAGCAAATTAGCAAGTTTTTGTTCGCCCCTGCGATGTACGTGATTAATATTTGTCTTTGAGCCAACATTTTTGACCTTGGGACCTTTCCTTGATTGCGGTGTGCATAGCTGCTTTTTTGTCGTTTGTCGGCAAGCAGAAATCCTGAAACAATCAATACAGGTGCCCACTTTGTAAGAAGGTTCAAAATGGCGATTAACACGGCATATGCGGGGGTTTTTATGTCTCCCGTCTTAGTCATAAATCTTTTCCGCCTTTAAAAATAAAAAAATAATCAGAGGAACGTATCCAGCTGAGCGGGATAATTTCTAATCCCGATGTATCGGGACTGGATGATTCAACTAACAAACTTTAATGCGCTAAGCTTTTAAAGTTTGAGTCTCGTTAGTACAAATTCTTGCGGCTAAGCGTCGTGACATAAGGATGCCGTCGTGAGGTTTAAATATAGCTCCAACGGAGAGATGTCCTGCTGTATTATGGCATAAGTTTTCAGGTTGGGAAATGGATTTTCCTAAGGAGCAAGAAGGAGGTAAAATTATATGTTTTGGGCCGGTGTATCAGTAGTCGTTTTGGTTGTTGCAGTTGTTTCAGGTATTATTATCGGCTTTATTTTGAAACAGGTTCTTGCAGCCAGAGAAATCAAGTCATCGAAGAAATTAATGGTGCGTATAGCCGAAGAAGCCAAGAAAGAGGCGGAAACCATTAAGAAAGAAGCAATCCTTCAAGCAAAGGAAAACCTTCTGAAGATGAAAGCTGAATTTGATAGTGAAGCGAAAGAGAGAAGAAGTGATTTTGACGGAAGAGAGAAACGCATCCGTGCCAAGGAAGAAAATCTGGATAAAAAAGCAGATGTTTTGGCTCAAAAAGAATCATCCGTTGAAGGACGTGAAAAATCAATAACCAACAAAGAATCGGTTATCGAAGAAAAACGCCGCAAGTTAGATGCCGCTCTTGATGAGCAGAACGAGAAACTCGAAAAAATAGCGGGAATGTCTTCGGAAGAAGCAAAAAAAATATTAATTCAGTCTATGGAAGCGGATGCCAAACAAGAGGCCGCGGCCATTGTCCGTAAAATTGAAGACGAAGCAAAATTAACCGCCGATAGAAAGTCGCAGGAAATTGTTGCTTATGCGATTCAGAGGTACGCCGGAGATGTCGTGGCGGAAAAAACTGTTTCGGCAGTTAACCTGCCCAGCGAAGAAATGAAAGGACGCATTATTGGTCGTGAAGGCAGGAATATCCGGGCCATTGAAGCGGCAACAGGAATAGACTTAATTATTGATGATACTCCGGAAGCTGTTGTTCTATCCAGTTTTGACCCGATCAGAAGGGAAGTTGCCAGGATTTCACTGGAGAGATTGATTCAGGATGGCAGGATTCATCCCGGCCGTATCGAAGAAATTGTTAAAAAGGTAAGAGTAGAGGTTGACCAAATTATCAGGGAAACCGGAGAAAAAGCGTCGTTTGATGTTGGTGTTCATGATATCCATCCCGAGATAATCACTTTGCTGGGCTCTCTTAAATACCGCACCAGTTATTCGCAAAATGTTTTGCAGCACTCTATGGATGTTGCTTATCTTACCGGTATTATGGCGTCGGAATTAAAGGTGAATGTTAAAGAAGCCAAGCGTGCCGGATTATTGCATGATATCGGCAAGGCAGTCGACCACAAAATAGAAGGAACACACGCGGCTATCGGTGCGGATTATGCCAAGCGTTTCGGGGAGAATCCCCGCATTGTTCAGGCGATTGCTACTCACCATGATGACGGACGCAACAATACACTGCTCGGTGTTCTGGTGCAGGCGGCTGATACGCTCTCTGCCGCGAGACCCGGTGCGCGCCGCGAGATGCTGGAAACATACGTCAAACGTCTGGAAGGTCTCGAAAAGATCGCCAACTCCTTTAATGGAGTTGAGAAGTGTTTTGCTATTCAGGCCGGCCGTGAAATACGCATTCTTGTAGAAAATGAAAAAATATCCGAGAATGACGCCACGATGCTGTGCAAGGATATAATCAAGAAAATTGAAACTGAGCTTACTTATCCCGGGCAGATAAAAGTTACCGTAATCAGGGAAACACGGGTTTCCGATTTCGCGAAATAAAACTACCCCGCGGCAATCTTAGAAAGTTCCTATGGGATAAGCCGCGGGGTAGTTTTATTCTGAACGCCCTTTAATTCTATCCACGTCACAAGCGGCTGGACTTTAATTATAAGAAAGGGTATAAATTTTGTGCGCGACGGTAAAAGGAAAAACATAAATGAAAATATTTTTTATTGGCGATATAATCGGAAGTCCGGGGCGGATGGCTGTAAGGGAACTTTTGCCTGCCTTGATTTCCAAGAAAAAAATTGACTTTGTCATTGCCAATTGTGAAAATGTCGCTGCCGGATTCGGCGTGACCAAAAAAGTTGTTGAAGAACTTTTTAAATGTAATATTGATGTGCTTACTTCCGGCAATCATATCTGGAATAAAAGGGAAGTTCTGGAGTTTATCGGAGATTTTGAAAGGCTTCTGCGGCCGGCTAATTATCCGTCCACTGCTCCAGGTGCCGGATCTGTCCTGATACCTCTTAAAACAGGGGAGTATATAGCTGTTCTTAACTTAGCCGGACGGGTTTTTATGAACCCGAGTGATTGTCCTTTTGTGACGGCGAAAAACAAAGTCGCCGAACTAAGAGAAAAGACAAAAATCATTATCGTAGACATACACGCGGAAGCGACTTCTGAAAAGAAAGCTCTGGGCTGGTATCTTGATGGTGAAGTGTCTGCTGTTATCGGCACTCATACCCATGTGCAGACTGCTGACGAGGAAATTCTTTCTCAGGGGACTGCGTATATAAGTGATGCGGGTATGACGGGGCCTTTTGATTCCGTTATCGGAATTAATAAAGAAGCCATTATCGAAAGGTTTTTAACCCAAATGCCCAATAAATTTGAAGTGGCTAAAGATGACATCAGAATGCAGGGAGTAATCGTGGATATAGATTCAGTGAGCGGCAAAGCGATATCTATTAATAGAATCAGCGTTAAGCTGAAAGATTCATAGAAGGCATGATTTTATGAAGAGCGCCTACGAAATATTAAAAGAAAGAGGCTTCATCGAGCAAGTAACCGATGAAGCTTTGATTAAAAAACTTTTCGCCCAAGGGCCTGTGACCTGCTATATTGGCTTTGATCCTACGGCCACCAGTCTGCATATCGGTTCTCTTGTGCCGATTATGTCTTTGGCACATATGCAGCAGAGCGGACATAAACCAATTGCGCTGGTCGGTGGCGGCACGGGTTTGATCGGCGACCCCAGCGGTAAAACGGAAATGCGCCAGGTTCTAACCCTTGATCAGATTGATTACAACGCACAGTGTCTGGGCAAACAGCTTTCTCAATACCTTGATTTCTCCGATGGCAAAGCGCTTCTTTTAAACAATGCCGACTGGCTGACAAAAATCAACTACATTGAGTTTTTAAGAGACGTTGGCAGGCATTTCAGCGTGAACAAAATGCTGGCGGCGGAAAGTTATAAAATCAGAATGGAAAAAGGCCTGAATTTTATCGAATTTAATTATATGGTTCTTCAGGGGTATGACTTTCTTTATCTCTTTCAGAATTATGGCTGCGCTTTGCAGATGGGCGGCAACGACCAGTGGGGCAATATGCTGGCCGGTACTGAACTGATTCGTAAAATTGCCGCTAAAGACGCTCACGCCGTAACGTTTCCGCTGATTACAACGTCCCTCGGACAGAAGATGGGGAAAACCGAGAAAGGAACAATCTGGCTGGATGGCAACTTAACCAGTCCGTACGAATATTATCAGTACTGGGTCAATTGCGATGACGCCGATCTGGAAAGATTTTTAAAGCTATTTACCTTCCTGCCGCTGGAAGAAATCAGTATTGTTAAGAAACTGACCGACGCTCAACTGAACATGGCGAAAGCTGTGCTGGCCTTTGAAGCGACGAAAATTACACATGGGGCAAAAGCCGCCGAGGACGCCTGGCGCGCTTCAATGGAAGCATTTCATTCCCGTCCGGTGGATGCCGGTATGTTTCCTTCCAGTTCTATTCCCCGTGAGTCGGCGGCAAGCGACACTTCGGCGATTCCCCGCTATAAAATTTCCCGCAAGGATTTGGAGACGGGCATCCAGATTTGCGCGACCTGTGCCAAAGCGGGATTGACCCAATCCATTTCTGAAACCAAACGCTTGATCGAGCAGGGCGGAATTTACATCAATGACCGGCAGGTAAAATCCATCGATGAGAAATTAACTACTGCCGATTTTGGCGGTAGTAGCGAATTGCGCGTGAGGAAAGGGAAGAAGAAGTATTTAATCATCGAAATGGATTGATCAAGGGGTCGTTGACCGGGCGCGCGTCCCGGTACGGGAGTGCAATGATAAATGGCAACATTCCTTGCCGGTAAAAGCCGAAGGCTTTTACATAACGTCCAGCTGCAGCGTTTCCTTCGCCCTTCGTCGTTGCGGCGTATAAAAGATACGCCTCACTCCTCAGAACTCAGGGGCCTTGCATCTGAACATTTTTAAACAGCCCCCCAAAAGGATTACTTAATAAATATCGGGTTTTGTTTTTTTTAGCGTAATCAACCCTTTCCGCTTTGAAGCATAATAAAAATAATGCAAGAAAAAATTGAAAAAAGAAAGAAGCCCTTCCAGTTCAAGCGTTCTTTCGCCCAAAAAAAATCAAAATCAAAACAGAAAGAATCTTATTACAAACCGGAAATAGCATCTTCTCTTAAAAATATTCTAGCTAAAATAGGAAAGCCGCACCCCACCCCTTTTGTCCCCGATGATTTCCAAATTAAAGCATTGGATGCGATCAAAAAAACCGATTGTCTGGTGATCGCGCCGACAGGTTCGGGAAAAACATGGATCGCGCGGGAAGCCATATTATCCGTACTGGAGAAGGGTGGTCGCGCCTGGTATGCCTCGCCGCTCAAAGCGCTTTCCAATTCCAAGTGGGTGGAGTTCGGCCTGCATTTCGATCCCGAAAACGTAGGTATCATCACAGGGGACACCAAGGAAAATACCGAAGCGCCGATTATTGTCGGCACCACGGAAATACTGCGCAATCAGCTCTACGACGCCATGCATCAGGGGCTGGACTTGAAATGCGATCTGGTAATTCTGGATGAAGCACATTTCTTAGGCGATGCTGATCGCGGTGTTGTCTGGGAAGAAATAATGATTTACCTTCCGGCGCGGATTAATCTGTTGCTTTTATCGGCGACAATCGGCAACGGTGAGGAAATAGCGCGATGGCTGGAAACAATCCGTAAAAAACCATGCGTGGTCATCAGGGAAGAAAAACGTCCTGTGCCACTCTATCCTCTTTTTCTTCATCCTTCAGGATGTTTGCATCCTTTTCTGGAAGGGAAAAAAGTTTCACCGACGGTTGCGGATTTTTTAAGAAGAACTAACGATAAAAGATTGCGCGGCGGTCCAATGCCGGATTACATCGGCATTATCCGAATTCTTGAACGGTTTAATCTTCTGCCGGCTATATTTTTTTTAAAATCACGCGCGGAATGCGATGCTGCCCTCACAGCGCGGGGAACGCTTTCGTCTCCGGAAAATTCCGTGGGATTCAATGATTCTCTCTATGAACTACTCGATCGTTTCCCGTCGCTTGCCAATCATCGGCAACTAAAAGCGTTACGCTCCTGGGGGCTTGCTGCTCATCATGGCGGGCAGCTCCCCGCTTGGAAGATGCTGGTGGAGGAAATGATGAATCGTGGGCATCTGCGAGTGATATTTGCCACATCCACCATTGCCGCGGGGGTTAATTTTCCGGCAAGGACCATCGTGCTTTTTAACTCTGATTTATTCAACGGGAATGATTTTAATCCGCTTTCGGCTACGGAATTTAGCCAGATGACCGGCCGCGCGGGAAGACGCGGGCAAGATAATATCGGCTTTATGCTGACAATTACCGGGAAATTTATGAATATAAATCATATCCGGTATTTGCTGTTTCAAAAACCGGAAGATATTTTAAGCCAATTAAAAAATGATTTCGCGATGGTTTTGAATCTACTTTTATCACAGACACCGGAAGACATTCGTAAAATATTCGAAAGATCATTCGCGGCTTATCAACAAAATATCCGGCACCATGGCTCTGATTATTCCGCTGCAAAAACACTTTGGAAAGATTTTTCGCGCCACTTTAAATTTTTGCAGAAAGAAGGCTTTGTGGATGAAGCCGGAGCGCTGACCGCAGACGGACATTGGGCTTCCAAGCTGCGACTGGATTATCCGCTCCTTGTGGCGCAGTGTTTACGCAAAAACGCTTTTCCTGAAGAAAACGAAAAACTTCTGGCTGCCGTTGTCGCTTTTTTTGCTTACGATCGTGATGACGATATGAAATTGACCATCAAGGATCTACCGCCGAAACTGACGCTATCATTTAAAAAGGTTGCGCTTGCCGTGCGACCGCTTATCCATCGCCTGGAAGACGCCGGCTTTCCGGTGGTAAAACTTCATGCATCTGCCGGAGCCGCTGTTTATTACTGGGCACAGGGACACAGTTGGGATTCTGTAATCAAAGCCACGGGTATCGCGGAAGGTGACATGGCAACACTGATTTTACGCACCGCGGATAATCTACGCCAAATAGCTTCGCTTAAGGATACATATCCGGAAATTGCCGAAAGCGCTTATAAAGCAAGAGATGCAATATTAAGGGAACCGGTACTTTTTCTGTGATACAAAAAGGTTATTGACCTGGTGTGTATTTCGGAAAAGAAGTGCAATAATGAATAATAATATTCCTTGCCGGTAAAAGCCGAAGGGTTTTACAATACGTCTATACCTTAAAGAGCACATGGTCTGCTGCGTTGCATTTCAATCTTTGTAGAAATTTAGCCGGAGGAAAATAATTTATTAAAATGATTTGCAAGACCAAATACCCAACGTACCTCTCATTGTAGTTTCATATGTGTTGAATGCTAGCCCTGATTCTTTCAGCAAGGTTGGCATGCCACCGTTTGATCGGTATGAATTATAATGGTGCGAGTGCATTATACCGATAGTATTTTCCAGCAAGCTTATTAGAAGGTTGGGGAAATTTTTCTGGACAGTGTAA belongs to Deltaproteobacteria bacterium HGW-Deltaproteobacteria-2 and includes:
- the rny gene encoding ribonuclease Y, with translation MFWAGVSVVVLVVAVVSGIIIGFILKQVLAAREIKSSKKLMVRIAEEAKKEAETIKKEAILQAKENLLKMKAEFDSEAKERRSDFDGREKRIRAKEENLDKKADVLAQKESSVEGREKSITNKESVIEEKRRKLDAALDEQNEKLEKIAGMSSEEAKKILIQSMEADAKQEAAAIVRKIEDEAKLTADRKSQEIVAYAIQRYAGDVVAEKTVSAVNLPSEEMKGRIIGREGRNIRAIEAATGIDLIIDDTPEAVVLSSFDPIRREVARISLERLIQDGRIHPGRIEEIVKKVRVEVDQIIRETGEKASFDVGVHDIHPEIITLLGSLKYRTSYSQNVLQHSMDVAYLTGIMASELKVNVKEAKRAGLLHDIGKAVDHKIEGTHAAIGADYAKRFGENPRIVQAIATHHDDGRNNTLLGVLVQAADTLSAARPGARREMLETYVKRLEGLEKIANSFNGVEKCFAIQAGREIRILVENEKISENDATMLCKDIIKKIETELTYPGQIKVTVIRETRVSDFAK
- a CDS encoding TIGR00282 family metallophosphoesterase, translated to MKIFFIGDIIGSPGRMAVRELLPALISKKKIDFVIANCENVAAGFGVTKKVVEELFKCNIDVLTSGNHIWNKREVLEFIGDFERLLRPANYPSTAPGAGSVLIPLKTGEYIAVLNLAGRVFMNPSDCPFVTAKNKVAELREKTKIIIVDIHAEATSEKKALGWYLDGEVSAVIGTHTHVQTADEEILSQGTAYISDAGMTGPFDSVIGINKEAIIERFLTQMPNKFEVAKDDIRMQGVIVDIDSVSGKAISINRISVKLKDS
- a CDS encoding tyrosine--tRNA ligase; translated protein: MKSAYEILKERGFIEQVTDEALIKKLFAQGPVTCYIGFDPTATSLHIGSLVPIMSLAHMQQSGHKPIALVGGGTGLIGDPSGKTEMRQVLTLDQIDYNAQCLGKQLSQYLDFSDGKALLLNNADWLTKINYIEFLRDVGRHFSVNKMLAAESYKIRMEKGLNFIEFNYMVLQGYDFLYLFQNYGCALQMGGNDQWGNMLAGTELIRKIAAKDAHAVTFPLITTSLGQKMGKTEKGTIWLDGNLTSPYEYYQYWVNCDDADLERFLKLFTFLPLEEISIVKKLTDAQLNMAKAVLAFEATKITHGAKAAEDAWRASMEAFHSRPVDAGMFPSSSIPRESAASDTSAIPRYKISRKDLETGIQICATCAKAGLTQSISETKRLIEQGGIYINDRQVKSIDEKLTTADFGGSSELRVRKGKKKYLIIEMD
- a CDS encoding ATP-dependent DNA helicase, whose translation is MQEKIEKRKKPFQFKRSFAQKKSKSKQKESYYKPEIASSLKNILAKIGKPHPTPFVPDDFQIKALDAIKKTDCLVIAPTGSGKTWIAREAILSVLEKGGRAWYASPLKALSNSKWVEFGLHFDPENVGIITGDTKENTEAPIIVGTTEILRNQLYDAMHQGLDLKCDLVILDEAHFLGDADRGVVWEEIMIYLPARINLLLLSATIGNGEEIARWLETIRKKPCVVIREEKRPVPLYPLFLHPSGCLHPFLEGKKVSPTVADFLRRTNDKRLRGGPMPDYIGIIRILERFNLLPAIFFLKSRAECDAALTARGTLSSPENSVGFNDSLYELLDRFPSLANHRQLKALRSWGLAAHHGGQLPAWKMLVEEMMNRGHLRVIFATSTIAAGVNFPARTIVLFNSDLFNGNDFNPLSATEFSQMTGRAGRRGQDNIGFMLTITGKFMNINHIRYLLFQKPEDILSQLKNDFAMVLNLLLSQTPEDIRKIFERSFAAYQQNIRHHGSDYSAAKTLWKDFSRHFKFLQKEGFVDEAGALTADGHWASKLRLDYPLLVAQCLRKNAFPEENEKLLAAVVAFFAYDRDDDMKLTIKDLPPKLTLSFKKVALAVRPLIHRLEDAGFPVVKLHASAGAAVYYWAQGHSWDSVIKATGIAEGDMATLILRTADNLRQIASLKDTYPEIAESAYKARDAILREPVLFL